Part of the Chitinophaga parva genome is shown below.
AGGAATCCTTTTTTGAAGAAGTATTCCGCCTGGTGCGCATGGTACCCAAAGGCAGGGTAACCAGCTACGGCGATATTGCCAACGCCGCCGAAGCCCGCATCACCGCCCGCATGGTGGGCTGGGCCATGCACGCGGCAGGCAGCGCCCAACCGCCAGTACCCGCCCACCGGGTGGTCAATAGCAGCGGGGTGCTGAGCGGGCGCCAGGCCTTTCCCACCCCTACCCTCATGCAGGAACTGCTGGAACAGGAAGGTGTAAAAGTGAAGAACGACAAGGTGCAAAACTTCTCAAAGCTACGCTGGGCCTTTCCGCCGGCCAAAAGCAAAGACATGCCCGTGATCAAAGGGGCAAAATAAATCGGCCGGCAATTGGCCACAATCTAGTAACTTTCGCTTGTGTCTGTACTCAAACTGAAACTGGACCAGGACCAACTGGTCGAAGATTTTTTTGAAGGAACTTACCTGGCCGGCATCATGTCGCAGGCCCGGGACTACCAGCTTTGCTGGCAGATCAACCGTACACTGGGCTGCCAGTTCCGGGTAAACAATTCCCTGGAGATCCGCCTGGCCAAGAACAACCGCTCCTTCTTCTTCACCGTATACGAGTACCCGGAGCACACCAAGTCAGTGACCCATTATCTTTACAATAACCACTGCCAGGCAGAGTTCCTGCTACCGGAA
Proteins encoded:
- a CDS encoding IPExxxVDY family protein, translated to MSVLKLKLDQDQLVEDFFEGTYLAGIMSQARDYQLCWQINRTLGCQFRVNNSLEIRLAKNNRSFFFTVYEYPEHTKSVTHYLYNNHCQAEFLLPELRNIDYLWLVKGDYYQPEEMKKLFEQLRQLELVQLVSLLDIRDIKNKMNLIF
- a CDS encoding MGMT family protein, whose product is MKKSPSPGAASSSKPAKPAVKQAAKVKTKPAADAKTAKKSAPVVKTAARKALPAATPPSKGKESFFEEVFRLVRMVPKGRVTSYGDIANAAEARITARMVGWAMHAAGSAQPPVPAHRVVNSSGVLSGRQAFPTPTLMQELLEQEGVKVKNDKVQNFSKLRWAFPPAKSKDMPVIKGAK